From the genome of Acidobacteriota bacterium, one region includes:
- the alaS gene encoding alanine--tRNA ligase codes for MRSQDIRGAFLEFFAARGHKIVPSSPLIPRDDPTLLFTNAGMNQFKDVFLGRETRSYTRAVSVQKCMRVSGKHNDLETVGRTPKHHTFFEMLGNFSFGDYFKAEAVAFAWELMTRVFSLPEDRLYITIYTDDDDAYRIWSEDIGIPEDRIFRYGKKDNFWAMGDTGPCGPCSEIHYDFGAALEPGDPYSLIETGSDRFSELWNLVFMEFFQDEAGGLQPLPSPSIDTGMGLERMAAVLQGRQSNYDSDLFFPLIEDVCRSAGREYPADDAGDVSVRIIADHVRAAAFLIGDGAVPANEGRGYVLRRLIRRAYRHGNLIGLDKPFLYEIVGRVGDIMKSAYPELTASLPLISRVCLSEEERFAATLTSGLRQFGDYFENAKDPDNRVLPGTKVFKLYDTFGFPLDLTRELAAEKGWSVDEEGFQRELETQRSRAREAWKGGEKQKRKALPGGIEGIRVRSVVHEAREVLETSIAAVLHDGRSVRQLKEGETGDVILEETPFYAEAGGQVGDTGLLKGLHFSASVDDTRYLTPDIIAHRVRVLSGSLTKGDAVEAAIDAGRRAAVSRNHTATHLLHAALRQVLGQHVKQSGSRVGPDRLRFDFTHYAALTPEEIREVESRVNAVIRENMAVGTRTTTMEEGLREGAMAIFEEKYGDEVRLVGVGDFSRELCGGVHVPASGHIGLFKILSESGIAAGMRRIEAVTGEEALGHIRDLEDMIGRLERILAVGRRDLPSRLEKIKDALDEKEKEIRMLRRKLLSGSSPESAAQVRTVKGVPLLARKVENIPPGDMRDLADSLKQKMGRGVVVLGAADGNKTHLVVSVTADLTERIRADSLVKALSAVLGGGGGGRADFAQAGGTHPEKLGAVLEDDLPRILEQMV; via the coding sequence ATGAGATCGCAGGACATCCGCGGCGCGTTTCTGGAGTTTTTCGCCGCCCGGGGCCATAAGATCGTTCCGAGCTCCCCGTTAATCCCCAGAGACGATCCGACCCTTCTGTTCACAAATGCCGGGATGAACCAGTTCAAGGATGTTTTTCTCGGCCGCGAGACACGGAGCTATACCCGGGCCGTCTCCGTGCAGAAGTGCATGCGTGTCAGCGGCAAGCATAATGACCTCGAGACCGTCGGCCGCACGCCGAAACATCACACCTTTTTCGAGATGCTGGGGAATTTTTCCTTCGGGGATTATTTTAAGGCCGAAGCCGTGGCCTTCGCCTGGGAGCTGATGACCCGGGTTTTCTCCCTTCCGGAGGATCGCCTCTACATCACGATCTACACCGATGACGATGACGCTTATCGGATCTGGTCCGAGGACATCGGCATTCCGGAGGACCGGATCTTCCGGTACGGAAAAAAAGACAATTTCTGGGCCATGGGCGATACCGGACCCTGCGGTCCCTGTTCGGAGATTCATTACGATTTCGGCGCCGCACTCGAACCCGGAGACCCTTATTCGCTGATCGAAACGGGTTCGGACCGATTCTCCGAGCTCTGGAATCTCGTTTTCATGGAGTTTTTTCAGGATGAAGCCGGGGGGCTTCAGCCCCTGCCCTCGCCATCCATCGATACGGGCATGGGGTTGGAAAGAATGGCCGCTGTTCTTCAGGGCCGACAAAGCAATTACGACTCCGATCTCTTTTTTCCATTGATTGAAGATGTCTGCCGTTCGGCCGGACGGGAATACCCCGCGGATGACGCGGGCGATGTTTCGGTCCGGATCATTGCCGACCATGTCCGGGCCGCGGCTTTTCTGATCGGGGACGGTGCGGTCCCGGCCAACGAAGGCCGGGGTTATGTTCTGAGGCGGCTCATCCGCCGGGCCTATCGGCATGGAAACCTCATCGGTCTTGACAAGCCGTTTCTCTATGAAATCGTCGGACGCGTCGGGGATATCATGAAGTCCGCCTATCCCGAATTGACGGCATCCCTGCCCCTGATTTCCCGTGTCTGCCTGTCGGAGGAGGAACGGTTTGCGGCGACCCTGACATCGGGCCTGCGGCAGTTCGGAGACTATTTCGAAAATGCGAAAGACCCGGACAATCGGGTGCTTCCCGGGACTAAAGTCTTCAAGTTGTATGACACTTTCGGGTTTCCTCTGGATTTAACCCGGGAATTGGCCGCCGAAAAAGGCTGGAGCGTCGACGAAGAGGGATTTCAACGGGAACTTGAAACCCAACGGTCCCGGGCCCGCGAGGCCTGGAAGGGAGGCGAAAAACAGAAGCGGAAGGCGCTTCCCGGCGGAATCGAAGGGATCAGGGTCCGGTCCGTCGTTCACGAGGCCCGCGAAGTCCTCGAGACGTCCATTGCGGCCGTTCTTCATGATGGACGTTCCGTCCGGCAGCTCAAGGAAGGAGAGACCGGCGATGTCATTCTCGAAGAGACGCCCTTTTACGCCGAGGCCGGGGGGCAGGTCGGCGATACCGGGCTGTTGAAAGGATTGCATTTTTCCGCATCCGTCGACGATACCCGGTATCTGACTCCGGACATCATCGCCCATCGCGTCCGGGTCTTGTCGGGATCCCTGACAAAAGGGGATGCGGTCGAAGCCGCCATCGACGCCGGACGGCGGGCCGCGGTGTCCCGGAACCACACCGCGACCCACCTTCTTCACGCCGCGCTCCGCCAGGTTCTCGGCCAACATGTCAAGCAATCGGGCTCCCGCGTCGGGCCGGACAGGCTCCGTTTCGACTTCACCCACTATGCCGCCCTGACGCCCGAGGAAATCCGTGAGGTCGAATCCCGGGTCAACGCCGTGATTCGTGAAAACATGGCCGTGGGGACGAGAACGACGACCATGGAGGAAGGCCTCCGCGAAGGGGCGATGGCCATCTTCGAAGAGAAATACGGAGACGAAGTCCGGCTCGTCGGGGTGGGGGATTTCAGCCGAGAACTCTGCGGCGGTGTGCATGTTCCGGCCTCGGGACACATCGGTCTGTTCAAAATCCTTTCCGAATCCGGCATTGCCGCCGGTATGAGGCGGATCGAAGCTGTTACGGGCGAGGAGGCTCTCGGTCACATCCGGGATCTTGAGGATATGATCGGCCGGCTCGAGAGGATCCTGGCCGTCGGACGCCGGGATCTGCCGTCGCGTCTGGAAAAAATCAAGGATGCCCTGGATGAAAAGGAAAAAGAGATCCGGATGCTTCGCAGAAAGCTCCTGTCCGGCTCTTCACCGGAGTCCGCCGCTCAAGTCCGGACCGTCAAGGGCGTTCCCCTGCTGGCCCGCAAAGTCGAAAACATCCCTCCCGGGGACATGCGCGACCTGGCCGATTCCCTCAAGCAAAAAATGGGCCGCGGTGTGGTCGTTCTTGGTGCGGCGGACGGAAACAAAACACACCTTGTGGTTTCCGTCACCGCCGATCTGACGGAGCGGATCCGGGCCGACTCTCTGGTGAAAGCGCTTTCCGCCGTTTTGGGCGGCGGCGGGGGAGGGCGCGCGGATTTCGCCCAGGCGGGCGGGACTCACCCGGAAAAGCTGGGCGCCGTTTTGGAAGACGACCTCCCGAGGATCCTGGAACAGATGGTTTGA